From the Mycobacterium noviomagense genome, the window GCCGAGCGGATCAAACCCGGCGCAATCGCGTTCACGCGCACGCCGAGGTGAGCGAGCTCCTTGGCGGCGGCCTTCGTCATACCCACGATGCCGGCCTTGGCGGCCGAGTAGTTGGTCTGCCCGACCAGACCGACCTTTCCCGACAACGACGACATGTTCACGATCGCGCCGCGTTTGTTCTCGCGCATGATCGCCGCAGCCTTGCGGATGCCGTTCCAGGTTCCCTTCAGGTGCACCGCGATGACCTGGTCGAACTGCTCTTCGGTCATTTTGCGCATCGTCGCGTCGCGGGTAATGCCGGCATTGTTGACCATGATGTCCAGGTCACCGAAGTGCTCGACGGCGGCTCCGACCAGGCTGTCGACGTCGACAGCAACAGTGACGTCGCATCGCACTGCCCGCGCGACGTCGTCGCCGCCCAAGCGCTTGGCAGCGGTCTCGGTGGCCTCAAGATTGATATCGCCCAGCACAACTCGGGCTCCTTCGGCGACGAATCGCTCCGCGATTGCGAATCCCAATCCTTGTGCACCGCCGGTGACGACGGCGGTGCGCCCGGTCAGCAACGACACCTAACCACCTATCTCTTTGTCCCGTGACCGCCCACTCCAGCGTGGGCGGCC encodes:
- the fabG gene encoding 3-oxoacyl-ACP reductase FabG — encoded protein: MSLLTGRTAVVTGGAQGLGFAIAERFVAEGARVVLGDINLEATETAAKRLGGDDVARAVRCDVTVAVDVDSLVGAAVEHFGDLDIMVNNAGITRDATMRKMTEEQFDQVIAVHLKGTWNGIRKAAAIMRENKRGAIVNMSSLSGKVGLVGQTNYSAAKAGIVGMTKAAAKELAHLGVRVNAIAPGLIRSAMTEAMPQRIWDEKVAEVPMGRAGEPNEVANVALFLASDLSSYMTGTVIEVTGGRFM